GTTTTAGCAAGATAATTTTTTAGTTCTTTAATTTCTGAAATCAGTAATTTGGAGCAATCTTTGCCACCGGGTTACTGATTTCTTTTTAAATTAATATTATGAAGACTATTTATTTTATTTTATTTGCTTTGTTTGTTGTAAATTACACAATTGCGCAAACAACTGAATTTAAATTACCCTCTGTTGATGTTAAAACATTAGATGGTAAAAAATTTAATACATCAGAAATTAAAAATGATGGAAAGCCAATTGTAATAAGTTTTTGGGCTACATGGTGTAAACCTTGTGTAATGGAACTTTCTGCAATAGCCGAAAAGTATCAGGATTGGCAAACTGAAACCGGTGTTAAACTTTACGCTGTATCAATTGATGATTCAAAAAGTATGAACAGAGTTTCACCATTTGTAAATGGAAAAGGCTGGGATTATGTAGTACTTTTAGATGCAAACAGTGATTTTAAACGTGCAATCAATGTAATTAATGTTCCACATACATTTTTAATTGATGCAGCCGGAAATGTTGTATATCAGCACACAACTTATGCAGAAGGAGATGAAGATCTTCTTTATGAAAAAATTAAGAAACTTGCAAAAGGAGAAAAAATTAACGAATAATTTTTTATAATGCGTTTTAAAAATATTCTTGTTCCTGCATTAATAAGCATTTCTATTTTTTCGCAGGCACAAACAAATAACGAGGGGCAATTGCATGGAAATTTTCAGATAGACATGCAAACTTATAAAGAAGACAGCTTAATTGGAGCTCCAAAAATTCCCGAAAAAACACTTTTAAATTCTTATGCTAACCTTACATATTCCAAAGGTAATTTTACTGCCGGAATAAGATATGAGGCATATATGAATACTTTATCAGGATACGATGCCCGTTACAACGGGAATGGGATTCCTTACAGATTTTTAACTTATAAAGCAGACGAACTTGAAGTAACAGCCGGAAGCTTTTATGAACAGTTTGGCAATGGGTTAATATTAAGAGCTTATGAAGAAAAAGGTTTGGGCTACGATAATGCTTTTGACGGAGTTAGAGTAAAGTATCAGATTTATAAAGGTGTTTCGGTAAAAGGTCTTGTTGGAAAACAAAGATTATTTTTTGATAAAGGACCTGGAATTGTTAGAGGTATAGATGGAGAAATAAATACAAACGAGCTTTTAAAATTTATGAGTGAAAGCAAAACCCAGATTATTCTTGGTGGTAGTTTTGTAAGTAAATATCAGGCCGATAAAGATCCATTGTATAAACTTCCCGAAAATGTTGGTGCTTGGGCTGCAAGAATGAATATAACAAGGGGTAATATAAATGTTAACAGTGAGTATGCATATAAAATTAATGACCCTTCGGCAGATAATCTTAACATTTATAAACCGGGCGAAGCATTATTAATAAGTGCAAGTTATTCTAAAAAAGGTTTTGGTGTTTTGTTAAATGCAAAGAGAATTGATAACATGGCTTTTCGTTCAAACAGAAATGCCAGTTTAATAGATCTTAATATTAATTATTTGCCAATTCTTACAAAATCTTATACATATTCCTTTCTTAATTTTTATCCTTATGCTACCCAATCTAACGGAGAAATGGGTGGTGGTGCAGAAATTATGTATAAGTTTAAAAAGGAAACTTTCTTAGGTGGAAAATATGGAACTAATATTTCCATTAATTTCAGCAGGTTAAATAGTATTGATAAGTCAGCACCTTCAGATACTTCAGAAATTGGAGTGTCCGGAACATTAGGTTATCAATCGGAATTCTTTAAACCAGGTAATGAATTATATTTTCAGGATTTTAATGTTGAAATAAATAAAAAATTCTCAAAACGATTTAGTGGTAATTTTATTTATCAAAACCTTATTTATAATTCTCCTGTATTAAGAAATGGATATGCTACTGTTTATGGTAATGCAGGAATAGCTGATATGTTATATCGGTTAAATGATAAAAATGCTATTCACATTGAGTTAGGGGCACTTTTTACAAAACAGGATATGGGAAATTGGGTTATGGCTCAGGCTGAATATTCTATTGCACCAAAATGGTTTTTTTCTTTATCTGACCAATATAATTATGGCAATGAGGATAAAGATAAACAACTTCATTACTACACTGTGGCGGTTGCTTATGCAAAAGGAGGTAATCGATTACAGTTAGGTTATGGCAGGCAAAGACAAGGTATAATGTGTGTTGGTGGTGTTTGCAGAAGTGTACCAGCATCTAACGGTTTCATTTTAGCATTAAGTTCAAGTTTTTAAAAAAAGAAAATTATGAAAAACAATTTTCAGAAAATATTTATATTATTGTGCTCGGTGTTAATAATTGCAATAATAGGTTGTGATAAAATTGAAGGTCCATTCACAGAGAATAATGAAATTATAGATACAACAAGATGTCCGGTACCACAGTTTCCGGCACTTGAAAATACTTATAGGAAAATTCTTATTGAAGATTTCACTGGACATAAATGTGGTTATTGCCCACGAGCTCATGTTGCATTACATGATTTAATTGCTACTTATGGTGACACTATTGTTTCATATGCTATGCATGTTAGTGATGGTTATGCTGCACCTGATGCAACCGGTTCTTACACTTATGATTTTAGAACTGAAGAAGGAACTTTTGTTGATAATGCATTTCATATTTCAGCAGGAGGTCTTCCCAAGGGAATGGTTAGCAGAGTTAAATATAATGGGAGTGAAGTAATAGATCATGGTTCTTGGCCAATTGTTGTACAAACTATGTTAAATGATATTCCAAAATTGGGATTACAGATTATTAATAATTATAATAGTACTGATAGTTCTTTTTGTTCTCACATTAAAATATCTTTTCTTGAAAATATTACTGATACACTAATGTTTTATTGCTGTTTAACAGAAGATAGTATTATAAAGCCGCAGAAAAATTATGATGTAACACCAAACACAATTCCAAACTATGTTCATATGCATGTTTACAGAGATGGATTAAATGGTAATTTAGGTGTAACAATTAACCCAAGTTTAGCAATTAAGGACAGCTCTATTGTAAAATCTTATTATTACAAGCTAAATGGTAAAGACTATGTACATAAGAATCTTAAAATAGTAGCTTATGTTTATAAGAGTTCTACAAATGAAGTTTTGCAGGCAGAGGATAAAAAAGTAAAATAAATATTTAACGCTTATTTAAACCCAACAGGTTTCAAAAACCTGTTAGGTTTATAATACTTTAATTTCTGAAAAGAGATTTCTTCTTAACTATAACAACCTTCCCGTATTTAGCCAGTTCTTTCTGGTTAATTCTTTTTGCATCTCCTACTATTCCTATAACCATAGGTTTTGATTTAAGATTATCATCTGAGAATTTTTTAATGTCATCAAAGCTTAATTCATAGTAAACCGGTATTTTTACTTTTGATGGATCTTCTTTATAACCTAATAATTTCCATTTAGCAATAGATGTACTAAGGTCTCTGAAATCGGGATGCTCAGCTACAGCAGATTGAGCCAGATATTCTTTTATCATGTTAATTCTTTCTGGTTTTAATGGCATTTTTCTAACAAGAGAATCAAATAAGCTTACTGCCTCAATTGTCTTATCACTCTGAGTTCCGATAAAACCATAAAAAACACTCTCTTTTCCAGATTGTTGTGGAACCGAATAACGTGCACCGGCTGAATATGCGAGTGATCTGTATTCTCTTACTTCCTGTAACACTAAACCAGAGAAATCGCCACCAAAATATAAATTAAATGCATCTATATATGGCTCGTCGTCATTGTAAAAAGGCTTTTCGTTAATTAAGAAATATATTTTGCTTTGTAAAGCTTTCGGTTTATCCACTAGGTAAATTGTATTTTCATTATAATTTGTTACACTTAAACTTGAAGGTGCTAATGATTTTGATGGTCTTTCAGCAAAGCGATAGTCGTTTTTTAAATATGAAATAATCTCATCAAAAGGTAAATTACCAACATAATGCACATCGGCTTCAAAATTTGTTGCAAGTTTGAAAACTGAAATTATTGAATCTACAGAAGTGTTTTTTAATTCTTTTATTGTTGGTCTGTCTATAAAGTTTGATTTATTACCAAATTTTATCCAACTAAATAGCGCAGTGGCAATATTATCAGGTTCTTTACTTTCAATTTTACGATTTGATTTTTCACCTTCAAGCAAAATGTTAAGTTTTTCGGTTTCACATACCGGGTTATGTATAAGTTTTCCTAATAATGTTAGTGCAGGTTTAATCTGACTTTCTTTTCCTTCTAATTCTACAATTGTGTAGTCTTTATCGCTGCTTATATTGTATGTACATCCTATTTTACTAAACTCGTTTTTTAGTTCATTTACTTTTAATTCGGAAGTTCCTGAAAGATTTGCAAGTTGTGTTGAGCTTGATAATAATGGATGATAGGTTTCGCCCATTCCATATTTAATAGTGAGAGTAAAAATATCATTATATGGATTCTTAGTTTGATATATCCATATACCTTTTTTTACTCTGTTTTGTTGTACATCAGATCTGAAATCAACAAATTTTTCTGAAATAGGTTTAGATGGTAATGTTTCTAAATGTTTTGCAAATTCAGATTTTGCATCAGTATTAGAAATAACGGGTTTATATCCTGGTTTATCAATTTTTTCATTTTTAGGTAATCCCATTTTTGAGTAAAATGCAAGATAATTTTTACCATAATATTTATTAGCAGTATTAATAACATCCTGCTTTGTAATTGCCATAATTTTATCAGGAATAGAAAAAGCAACTTCGCATTCCTGATTTCTACCAAATAATTCTGCAAAATACATCGAGCGGTTTTCCACATTTTCCATGTCAAACATAAAGTCTTTATATAATTCTGCTTTTATTGCATCAACCATCCAGTCATCAAAATTTCCGTTTTTTAAATCTTCAATTTTTTGCATTACAAGTGCTTCGGCATCTTCCAATTTTTGACCTAATATTTTAGGAACAATTAATATTACATCTTCGCCATAGTCATTGTATTGCATTGGAAAAATTTGAGCACTTAGTAATTTATTATCTATTGTTAGTTTATCTAATAATCCTGTTTGATTTCCATTTGAGAGTATTCTGTTACAAACCTGAATTGCAATTTCGTCTTTATCTCCGGCAGGAACTGTTCTAAAACCAAGTAATCCCAATTTAATTGGAGATAATTTCATCTCAACAGATTCGCGTCCATTAAAAGGTTCCTCTTTCCATTCTTTTTTAGCAGGAAGTTCAGCCTTTTTCCATCTTCCAAATTTTTCTTTAATTAATTCAAGGGTTTCTTGTGTGTTAAAATCACCTGAAAGAACAAGAGCCATATTGTTAGGGACATAATAAGTTGTAAAAAATTGAAACATCTTATTTAAAGAAGGATTTTTTAAATGGTCAATTGTTCCTATTAAAGGCTGTTGTCCGTATGGATGATTTTTAAAAGATGCTTTGTTAAATTCTTCTAAAAGTTTAAAAATAAACATATCCGAATAAAGATTTTTTTCTTCATAAACAACTTCCAGTTCAGATTGAAATCCTCTGAATACAGGATTAATAAAACGTTGACTATAAATTTCCAACCATTTATTCAATTGATTAGAAGGAAATGCATTATGATATGCTGTTCTGTCAGGGCTAGTATTTGCATTTAAGTCAATACCACCAATACTCTTAATAACTTTATCCATTTCATTTGGAATAGCATATTTATTTGCTTCCAAGGATGCCTGATTAATATTTAATTGAATCTCTTTTCTTTTTTCAGGGTCTGTTGTTTTACCAAGTTCTTCGTATAGAGCAAATATTTTATCAATATGAGGTTTTTCGGCGTTCCAATCTGTAGTGCCTAATTTATCTGTTCCTTTAAAAAGCATATGTTCCATATAATGAGCCATACCTGTTGCATCTGCAGGGTCATTCTTCGAACCTGCTTTTGTAACAACTATGCCATATATCATTGGTCTTGAGTGATCTTCATTTAGAATAACAGTTAATCCGTTTTCTAATATATACTTTTCAACAACAGGTTTTTTCCATTCAATTATTTGACTTAATCCATTTTGAATGATAAATATTACTAAAAAAGAAAAAATAATACAGAATTTCATGGTCAATTAATTATAAGTGATTACTATGAACTCATTCTTTTTACCTATTCAAACTTACATAATATTTTTTGAACTTTATATTTTTTATTTAAAAAGTGATTTATCAATAGAAGATTTATGTTTTATTTTATTCTTTATAAATTCTTAATGGCTTATTTTTTGAAGTCCGTTTTCATTAAATAAATTTGAGGGATTGGCATTTAGAATAAAAAAATGTTTAATTTCGTAACTAAATTTGAGTTTTTATGTAAAAAACTTGAATGATATTATATGGAAGAATAATGATATTCAGAATATTAATTCTTTTTTGTTTTTTTAGTTTCTCCTGTGTTTATAACATCAATGCTCAGGATAAAGTTAAAACTACTCAGGATACTGAGTTGGAACAAAAAGCATTTACACTTTTCAGAGCAGAGAATTACATAGAAGCACTTCCATTATTTTCTCAATTACTAAGTCTTTATCCAAAAGAGCCAAATTATAATTTTGGTTATGCTGTTTGTTTAATAGAAACAAATCAACAAATTGAAAAAGCTATAAAATATCTGCAATTTGCCGATAGTAAAAGTGATAATCCTTTAATAAAATTCTATTTAGGAAGGGCATTTCATTTAAGCTATAAGTTTGATGAGGCATTAACAAATTATGAAGCTTATTCAAAAAAAGCACTACCTGCAGACAAAAAGAAATATTTACTGGATAGCAGAATTGCTATGTGTAACAATGGAAAAGAACTTATTAGGTATATCAGTGATTTAACTGTTGTTGATAATAAAAAAATTAAAAACGATAACTTTTATTATTCATATGAATTAAAAGATTTTGGTGGAAAACTTATTGTAAAACCGCCTGAATTTAAGACTAAGCTTGATAAAAAATATGAAACTGTAAATAATGTTATTTTTTTTCCGAATAACGGTAAAGAGGTATTTTATGGAAGTTTTGGTGAAAATAAAGCAAACGGTCGTGAAATTTTTAATATAAAAAAGAACTTAGATGGAACATGGAGTAAACCAGTGAATATTGGTTCTGTAATAAATACTCCATATGATGAGGACTATGCTTTTTTACAAGCCGATGGAAAAACACTTTATTTTTCATCAAAGGGGCATAATAGTATGGGTGGCTATGATATTTTTAAATCTGTATTTGATAGTACTGCAAATGCATGGACAAAGCCAATTAACCTAGATTTTCCTACAAATACTCCATATGATGATTATTTGTTTATTACAGATAAGGATGAGTTGTATGCTTATTTTGCATCAAACCGTGAAACCAATGGAGATAATATTTCGGTTTATAAAATTGTAGTTGATAAAAAACCTGTTGAAAGACAATTTAATAACATAGATGAAATTTTAAATACCTCAAAACTTGAAGTATCAACTTTAGCTGATATTAAAAAGGCTGAAAATTCACATAACGATGCTAACAATAAACAATTATTAACTAATAATGTTTCAAATAACAATAATCAGTTAACTTCAACTAATTATAAGTTTAAACCTATTACTTATTCACCAAATATTACAACTCAACAATTAAGTTCAGAGGTAGATAAAGATGAAAAGGAAATTAACAATCAGGCTAATAATTTAAGAAAACAAAGCGATATTGCTTATCTGTCTGCTATTGAAAAAAATAATCAGGCAAATAACAAGAGAAAACTTGCAAGCGATAAAACAAATGAATTAAGTAAAATTACAGATATAAATTTAGCCGAAAAGAAAAAGCAAGAAATTTTTGACTTAATAACCGAGGCTGAAAATCTCGAGAATAATGCAGTTACGGCATATAATGTAGCAAAAAATCTGGACCAGGTTGCAACAGATATTGAAGAGGATGCTGCAAAAACAAAAAATATTAAGGAAGCAATTAATAATTCTGATAATGTAAATAATGAGAGTTTAGTTGAGATTGTAAATAAGAATAAAGACCAGCTTAACAAGAGTCAGAATAAATACACTACAATCGAAAATGAAATAGAAAACAGAACTAGTCTTGCTAACAGTAAGCAAAAAGAGTTTTTGCAAAACGAAAAAGAATATAATGCCAATTTAAATGATATTTCAAGCACTGAAGATGAAATTAATACTCTAAAACAACAGATAGATAACGAAAATGATAATAATAAGAAAACAGAACTTGTAAAACAGTTAGAGAATAAAAATAAACAGCTTGAAGCATATAATTCTAAGGACTCTGTTCTGGAAGACAGCTATGAAAAATCAAAAATCGTTAGTGAAAATTTACAGGAAGAAGTTAAATTTTTAAAAGGACTACAGAATAATGTGTCCGTTGATACACGTACAACACAGGATTTAGCTGTGCTAACAAAGAACATTAATAAAGATCAGTTACATAAAGATATTTTTGACAAAGAACTTACTTTTGACGTGAAGAATGCTAATGCAGTACTTAACAATAATAATTTGACTGCAAATAATAACAAGCAGAATATTATTAAAAGCAATAATCAAGTAATAAATAATACCGAAGCAAATAATATAAATTCCGAAAGTCTATATGTTCAGGCAGAAAAAAACAAGAAAATAGCAGACTCATTACAAAATGTTATATCTGTAAAAGAGAAAGTAATGGCTTCAATTACAGATCCTAAAAAGCATGCTGCTGCATATAATGAAATTACTCAGTTAAATGATTTAAAAGAGTTAAAAACTAAACAAAGTGAAGAGTTGTTAAAACAAGCTAAGGCAAATGATAAAACACTTGTTTCAAATAATACTAATACAAATATTTATAACAATAATTCTGTTTTTCCATTTAATAGCGATAATTCAACAAATACAAATCAGGATTCAAAGCTTGTAACATATCAGAAAGAAGTTTTGAATGCTCAGTATTATGAAAATTTAGTTCGTGAGCAAAGAACTAAAGTTGATATGTTAAAGTACAGTTTGACAAATGCAACTGATGCAGATTCTAAATCTAATACTGAAAAACAAATTGCAGAATTAAATAAAGAGATTGAAAAGAATACTCTGATCAGAAACCAAAGTAAAGCCAATGTAGAAAAATTACATAAAGAGGCTGTTTCTGAAGTAGATGTTAATGCTATAACAAATGAACAGTTAGTATTGAATGCTACTCAATATAAAATGAAGAGTGAGCTAAATTTAACTAATGAGCAAAAACAGGTGATGAGCTTGGTTGAGAATGATAGAGAGTTTTTAAAGGGAATTCAGAAAAATTGTAACGAGATTACTGCTGAGATTGAAGAGTTAATTAAAAGGCGCGAAACAGCAGATTTAAAAACTCAAAAACAAATAGATAAAGATTTAATTTCAAAACGTGAAAAACAAGCTGAACTTATTAAGAAATATTCTACAGTATCAATGGAGTCTAATCAGGATGCTGCAGTAATATATAAAGATGTAATTGATGTAAATAAAAAAGTTGATATAACTAATCCTGATATCAGATTAGCAAATATGCTTGATAAAGAAGCTGAAATATATTTCGAGAAAGCTGCTAATGTCCGCAAAGATGCTGAATTACTAGGGAAACCTGAAGAAACCCTTTTAGAATACAATAAAGCTGATAATATTGAGCAGATTGCAATTCAAAAACAAAAATATTCTATTGATTTATACAAAAAATCTCAAACAAACCTTACCGCTAATAATAATGTAGTAAATAATAGCAATAATGTAAATAATGTTTCAAATCCTAATACAAATAAGAATTTTAATACTGTTTCGGCAGATACAAATCTAATTCCTCGTACTGTTACAATTACATTAAATCCTGATGAAGAAAATCAACTTAAATCATATAATTCAGAAACCCATAAAGCAGATGTTTTATTAGCCGAATCAAAAAAGAGTTTGACTGATATTGAAACTAAAAAGAATAAAGCTGCTGCAACATTTTCTGCAAAGGAAAAACAACAATTACTAAAAGGGATTGATTCTAAAGAACAGAAAGCACTCGATCAAATGCTTAATGCCTATAATTATTACGGAAAGGCTGATAGTATGAAGTTTATGGTTTATAAAAATCAGATTAAACAATTAGAAAATTCACCATCTGTTATTGGTAATAATAAGTCTATTGCTAAACAATATACAAGTGAAGCTGAATTTTATTTTACTGAAGCATCAAAAATAAGACAGAATGCAACTGCTATCACAGATAAGAATGCTAGAGCTGATGAGTTAAAACGTGCAACCGACTTTGAAAGGAAAGCTCTTTCAAGTCAGGAATATGCTGTAGATGTATTAACTGATGTTAATCCTGTGTTCTTTGTTTCAACAAATGACCTTACAAAAATTGACCGACTTGATGTGCTAAATCAGCCTGTTGATGTAAATGAGATTGTTAGAATTAAAACCAGCCGAATTGTTGAGAAGTTAACTTTAACAGAAGAAGAATTAATCAGATTAGATGAGGCTGAAAAGAAAAGAGCTATTTCTAATCAATTGATAAATGATGCAAATAAATATCTGGCTAATCTCGACAGCTTAAAAAAAATAGTCGAATTACCTGCAAATGCAAAGGATAAGAAAAAAGCTGAAAAGCAGATTCCTAAAGTAGAAAAGGACATGTTTGCTAGCCAGTTTACTTCTGCTGAGCTAAATGAAAGTATAAATGATGCTCGTTTTTATCTTTATAAAGAGAATTTTAAAAAGACACGTTTAAATGATAATACTACAGAGGCAAGACAGGGTAAACAGTTAGAGAAAGATGCTAATGCAAAGTATTCTAAAGCAAAATCATTGAGAGAGAAATCTTACATGAAAGAAGATGCCCGTAAAGCATACGAAATAGCTGTTCAGGCCAATACTTTAGAGCAGGAAGCAATAGAAGATCAGGAGAGAGCTTATGGAATTTATCTTAATCTTAAGCCTTTAGATGATGAAATAAAAGAATACGCTTTAAAACATCAGGCGAAAAACAATAATCAAAATCAAAACCTTTTAGTTAAGACAAATGCTGATATTACTCATATAGAAACTCCTGAAATTGATACTACAAGCCAGATTCTAGCAATTAATCAAAATAATAATCCTGTTGACACAACAACTAAATCAAATTTGGTTGTCGAAAATATAACAACTCCTGTTGATACTGCAATAGTTAACAATAATGTAATCGAGAATAAGAATACAAATAATAATGTTGTTGTAAATAATGTATCACCGGTTGACACAACAACAAAGTCAAACTTAGTTGTTGAGAATGTAACTGTACCTGTTGACACTACTTCAAAGGCTAGTAATCATGTTGTTATTAATAATGTGTCGCCTGTTGACACAACAACAAAATCTAATTTAGTAGTTGAAAACATAACAGTTCCTGTTGATACTACAACAAAAACAAATAACAATGTAGTTGAGAATAAGAATACTAATAATGTTGTAATAAATAATGTTTCACCTATTGACACTACAACCAAATCAAATTTAGCAGTAGAAAACATTACAGTTCCTATTGATACCACAACAAAAACAAATAACAATGTAATTGAGAATATTAATACAAATAATAATGTTGTAACAAATAACACTAATAATGTTGATAACCCACCTGTAAATAATAATGCAATTACCCAAGCATTAAATAAAACTGGTTTTGGTTTTTCAATTCTACCAGTAAATGCATATAGTGCTGCAAGTCCTATTCCAATGAATGTTCCTTTACCTGATGGAATTGTATTTAAAGTTCAGATTGGCGCATTTAAAGCCCCTGTTAAAAATGAAGCTTTTAAAGGATTAAATCCCATTTCAGGTGAAACACTTGCAGGTAGTCAGTATGTAAGATATTATGTTGGTTTGTTTTATTCTGAAGATGCTGCAAATATTGTTAGAAATCAGATTAAACCTATTGGGTATAATGATGCCTTTGTTGTTGCATATAAAGATGGAAAACGCATCTCATTATTTGATGCACGTAGGATGTTAAAAGAAAACGGTAAAACTGAAGAATATAACTTGTTAGCTCAGGCAGAGGTAGATAAAATAAAAAACAGAGTAGTTGAGAATCCAATAAACCAAAATGTAAATAATAATCAAACAAATAATAATCCAGTAAATCAAATTACAATTAAGCAACCTGTTAATACTACTAATGTTTCTAATGTGTCAGGGTTATTTTATACTGTACAGATTGGTGTTTATAAAAGTCCTGTTTCTTCACAGGATTTAAAAAATCTTACACCTATTTATGAAGAACAGGCATATGGATTTATCCGCTATACCACTGGGAAATATTCAGATTTTAAAAAGGCCGATTTAGAAAAAAACAGAATTATTCAACTTGGTATACCAGATGCTTTTGTTTCTGCATATTATAATGGAAAGCGAATTAGTGTAGCTGAAGC
The window above is part of the Bacteroidia bacterium genome. Proteins encoded here:
- a CDS encoding PD40 domain-containing protein; protein product: MILYGRIMIFRILILFCFFSFSCVYNINAQDKVKTTQDTELEQKAFTLFRAENYIEALPLFSQLLSLYPKEPNYNFGYAVCLIETNQQIEKAIKYLQFADSKSDNPLIKFYLGRAFHLSYKFDEALTNYEAYSKKALPADKKKYLLDSRIAMCNNGKELIRYISDLTVVDNKKIKNDNFYYSYELKDFGGKLIVKPPEFKTKLDKKYETVNNVIFFPNNGKEVFYGSFGENKANGREIFNIKKNLDGTWSKPVNIGSVINTPYDEDYAFLQADGKTLYFSSKGHNSMGGYDIFKSVFDSTANAWTKPINLDFPTNTPYDDYLFITDKDELYAYFASNRETNGDNISVYKIVVDKKPVERQFNNIDEILNTSKLEVSTLADIKKAENSHNDANNKQLLTNNVSNNNNQLTSTNYKFKPITYSPNITTQQLSSEVDKDEKEINNQANNLRKQSDIAYLSAIEKNNQANNKRKLASDKTNELSKITDINLAEKKKQEIFDLITEAENLENNAVTAYNVAKNLDQVATDIEEDAAKTKNIKEAINNSDNVNNESLVEIVNKNKDQLNKSQNKYTTIENEIENRTSLANSKQKEFLQNEKEYNANLNDISSTEDEINTLKQQIDNENDNNKKTELVKQLENKNKQLEAYNSKDSVLEDSYEKSKIVSENLQEEVKFLKGLQNNVSVDTRTTQDLAVLTKNINKDQLHKDIFDKELTFDVKNANAVLNNNNLTANNNKQNIIKSNNQVINNTEANNINSESLYVQAEKNKKIADSLQNVISVKEKVMASITDPKKHAAAYNEITQLNDLKELKTKQSEELLKQAKANDKTLVSNNTNTNIYNNNSVFPFNSDNSTNTNQDSKLVTYQKEVLNAQYYENLVREQRTKVDMLKYSLTNATDADSKSNTEKQIAELNKEIEKNTLIRNQSKANVEKLHKEAVSEVDVNAITNEQLVLNATQYKMKSELNLTNEQKQVMSLVENDREFLKGIQKNCNEITAEIEELIKRRETADLKTQKQIDKDLISKREKQAELIKKYSTVSMESNQDAAVIYKDVIDVNKKVDITNPDIRLANMLDKEAEIYFEKAANVRKDAELLGKPEETLLEYNKADNIEQIAIQKQKYSIDLYKKSQTNLTANNNVVNNSNNVNNVSNPNTNKNFNTVSADTNLIPRTVTITLNPDEENQLKSYNSETHKADVLLAESKKSLTDIETKKNKAAATFSAKEKQQLLKGIDSKEQKALDQMLNAYNYYGKADSMKFMVYKNQIKQLENSPSVIGNNKSIAKQYTSEAEFYFTEASKIRQNATAITDKNARADELKRATDFERKALSSQEYAVDVLTDVNPVFFVSTNDLTKIDRLDVLNQPVDVNEIVRIKTSRIVEKLTLTEEELIRLDEAEKKRAISNQLINDANKYLANLDSLKKIVELPANAKDKKKAEKQIPKVEKDMFASQFTSAELNESINDARFYLYKENFKKTRLNDNTTEARQGKQLEKDANAKYSKAKSLREKSYMKEDARKAYEIAVQANTLEQEAIEDQERAYGIYLNLKPLDDEIKEYALKHQAKNNNQNQNLLVKTNADITHIETPEIDTTSQILAINQNNNPVDTTTKSNLVVENITTPVDTAIVNNNVIENKNTNNNVVVNNVSPVDTTTKSNLVVENVTVPVDTTSKASNHVVINNVSPVDTTTKSNLVVENITVPVDTTTKTNNNVVENKNTNNVVINNVSPIDTTTKSNLAVENITVPIDTTTKTNNNVIENINTNNNVVTNNTNNVDNPPVNNNAITQALNKTGFGFSILPVNAYSAASPIPMNVPLPDGIVFKVQIGAFKAPVKNEAFKGLNPISGETLAGSQYVRYYVGLFYSEDAANIVRNQIKPIGYNDAFVVAYKDGKRISLFDARRMLKENGKTEEYNLLAQAEVDKIKNRVVENPINQNVNNNQTNNNPVNQITIKQPVNTTNVSNVSGLFYTVQIGVYKSPVSSQDLKNLTPIYEEQAYGFIRYTTGKYSDFKKADLEKNRIIQLGIPDAFVSAYYNGKRISVAEATKIEMQNPASASDQVEVKYPEQNVEVNQNANLPVDKTAILFKVQIGAFKEQIPVNKVTQFLEMAANHGLDHERDETGSNVYSVGKFKTYDEAVKMRDVLINEGVQDAFVVAYNGKVKISVNDAKNILNQ